The following coding sequences are from one Crateriforma spongiae window:
- a CDS encoding exonuclease/endonuclease/phosphatase family protein, which yields MSEHRGYLIQTGIALLVVVGGGWYFIKHYEVSGLDRVSVRPKSGDAVDADRVSFAANRSDPLTPGTGMQTASVVPAASQPNPFTSWWNGDGLAGKSDKDDSTAGPDFDSDTSVIRNTFAKANVPVATPNRAAVPTHAFRNLRIASWAMGGFGPTKLRDPMIRKNVIRILRQFDVIAFQQVSSIERDVIPRLIDAVNEGQSEISGASRYDFILSNPNSAAAADPLLGEQMGFIFDTSRVQADRTQTYTVSDPSGAMSHDPLVAWFRAAEPSPSEAWTFSMVNVRIELTRARDEVALLSGILKAVAEDGRGEDDIVLAGLFQADDAYLIPSVAGGRLQAVVHSSPTDVFANHQTSNILVRPSSTSEYLGRGGPLNFLRVYNLSLSEAEAISPHLPVYGEFTAVEGGHL from the coding sequence ATGTCTGAACACCGTGGATATTTGATCCAGACCGGCATCGCTCTGCTGGTCGTCGTCGGCGGCGGATGGTATTTCATCAAACATTACGAAGTGTCCGGGCTGGATCGCGTGTCGGTGCGACCCAAATCCGGCGATGCCGTCGATGCGGACCGCGTCAGCTTTGCCGCCAACCGATCCGATCCTTTGACCCCGGGGACCGGAATGCAGACGGCCAGCGTCGTGCCGGCGGCATCACAGCCCAATCCATTCACGTCATGGTGGAACGGTGACGGTCTGGCGGGAAAGTCCGATAAAGATGACTCCACCGCCGGCCCCGATTTCGACAGTGACACGTCGGTCATTCGCAACACGTTCGCTAAAGCCAATGTGCCCGTGGCCACCCCGAACCGCGCCGCGGTCCCCACCCACGCCTTTCGCAATCTGCGGATCGCGTCATGGGCGATGGGCGGATTCGGACCGACCAAGTTGCGGGACCCGATGATTCGGAAAAACGTGATCCGGATCTTGCGTCAATTCGACGTGATCGCGTTCCAACAAGTCAGCTCGATCGAACGTGACGTCATCCCCCGTTTGATCGATGCGGTCAACGAAGGACAAAGTGAAATCAGCGGCGCCTCGCGATATGACTTCATCCTGTCGAATCCTAATTCCGCCGCCGCAGCCGATCCGTTGCTGGGCGAACAGATGGGCTTCATCTTTGACACCAGCCGTGTCCAGGCGGATCGCACGCAGACCTACACCGTGTCCGATCCGTCCGGTGCGATGTCGCATGATCCACTGGTCGCCTGGTTCCGTGCGGCCGAACCGTCCCCGTCGGAAGCCTGGACGTTTTCCATGGTCAACGTGCGGATCGAACTGACGCGGGCGCGTGACGAGGTTGCTTTGTTGTCGGGCATTTTGAAAGCCGTCGCCGAAGACGGTCGTGGCGAAGACGACATCGTCTTGGCGGGTCTGTTCCAAGCCGACGATGCGTACCTGATCCCCAGCGTCGCCGGCGGACGGTTGCAAGCCGTCGTGCATAGCAGCCCGACCGATGTGTTCGCCAATCATCAGACGTCCAACATTCTGGTGCGTCCCTCATCGACCAGCGAATACTTGGGCCGCGGCGGTCCGCTGAATTTCCTGAGGGTCTACAATCTTTCGCTCAGCGAAGCAGAAGCCATTTCGCCGCACCTGCCCGTGTATGGCGAATTTACTGCGGTGGAGGGTGGCCACCTTTAA
- a CDS encoding DUF1559 family PulG-like putative transporter — MKSTSTQSESWPPIRGGRSVGEVVFVLFLIALIVALAIPWMLQSRQRSRRIICQTHLQRIATALGSYHSTFGHYPSGTFDESSAVCNDPTGFHHNWLTGLIARMDHPELAESIDRSASIYSSSNAAVLQTIVPELRCPAFDGLPDNVTSYAGNQGSVETPIAPDNNGVLMANVFLDADDVRDGLEYTVFVGEKLPLPDDHGWASGTRSSIRNGGHSINVSKTLVPGDDVTTTLGVVGGFGSDHVDGAHVLLGSGRWSFVADNIDLTTLRQMTDRADAQVPE; from the coding sequence ATGAAGTCGACAAGCACGCAATCGGAATCGTGGCCGCCAATACGAGGCGGCCGTTCGGTGGGCGAAGTCGTTTTCGTGCTGTTCTTGATCGCGTTGATTGTCGCCCTGGCGATTCCATGGATGCTGCAGTCGCGACAACGGTCGCGACGCATCATTTGTCAGACGCACTTGCAACGGATCGCCACGGCGCTGGGGTCGTACCATTCGACGTTCGGACATTATCCGTCAGGGACTTTCGACGAATCATCGGCGGTTTGTAATGACCCCACCGGGTTTCACCATAACTGGTTGACCGGGCTGATCGCCCGAATGGACCATCCGGAATTGGCCGAATCGATCGATCGTTCGGCCAGCATTTACTCGTCGTCCAACGCGGCGGTGCTGCAGACCATCGTTCCAGAACTGCGTTGCCCCGCTTTTGACGGGTTGCCCGATAATGTGACCAGCTATGCGGGCAATCAGGGTTCGGTCGAAACCCCCATCGCGCCCGACAACAATGGCGTTTTGATGGCCAACGTTTTTCTGGACGCCGATGATGTGCGTGACGGTTTGGAATACACGGTCTTCGTCGGCGAAAAATTGCCTCTGCCGGACGACCACGGCTGGGCCAGCGGCACCCGGTCGTCGATTCGCAACGGTGGGCATTCGATCAACGTGTCGAAAACTTTGGTTCCCGGCGACGACGTCACCACGACGTTGGGCGTCGTCGGCGGCTTTGGCAGCGATCACGTGGACGGAGCGCACGTGCTGTTGGGCAGCGGACGTTGGTCCTTTGTCGCCGACAACATCGACCTGACCACGCTGCGTCAGATGACCGACCGAGCCGACGCGCAGGTGCCAGAGTGA
- a CDS encoding aminotransferase class IV, with translation MILGEYFQNGRWYDTPPPRIDSTDLGFRQGVTAVERLRTYHGQPFQTDRHLQRWWDTVEALGIASLPSKESFIALFDELIERNRATMAVHGDVGITWLATPGGESRSPTCILQIQSLDHQRHQRWAQSGQPLVITDVTQPPPSSWSRQIKTRCRLHYYLADQQAKRRQPDAAGVLLDGDGSITETSTCNLAILSQGTLCSPPKDRILHGVTQAVVESIAGDLGIGWTLAPITPQQMRDADEVLLMGTDAGVWYAGEVDGCQKHCDHDSVYRRIKAEFDRRVMPAD, from the coding sequence ATGATCCTGGGCGAATACTTTCAAAACGGTCGCTGGTACGACACACCGCCGCCGCGAATCGACAGCACCGATTTGGGGTTCCGCCAAGGCGTGACCGCGGTCGAAAGGCTTCGCACGTATCACGGACAACCGTTTCAAACCGACCGCCACCTTCAACGGTGGTGGGACACCGTTGAAGCATTGGGCATTGCGTCGCTGCCGTCCAAAGAATCGTTCATCGCATTGTTTGACGAACTGATCGAGCGGAACCGTGCGACGATGGCCGTCCATGGCGATGTCGGCATCACGTGGCTGGCGACCCCCGGCGGTGAATCGAGATCGCCGACATGCATCTTGCAGATCCAAAGCCTGGATCACCAACGGCATCAACGCTGGGCACAGTCCGGACAACCCCTGGTCATCACCGACGTGACCCAACCACCGCCCAGCAGTTGGTCACGACAAATCAAAACACGATGTCGATTGCACTACTACTTGGCGGACCAGCAAGCCAAACGCAGGCAACCGGATGCCGCCGGCGTGTTGTTGGACGGCGACGGTTCGATCACCGAAACCAGCACCTGTAACCTGGCGATTCTTTCGCAGGGCACACTATGTTCACCACCCAAAGATCGCATTTTGCATGGCGTGACCCAAGCCGTGGTCGAATCCATCGCGGGCGATTTGGGCATCGGCTGGACCCTGGCCCCGATCACCCCACAGCAAATGCGTGATGCGGACGAAGTGCTGTTGATGGGGACCGACGCCGGCGTGTGGTATGCCGGTGAAGTCGACGGTTGCCAAAAGCACTGCGACCACGACAGCGTTTACAGACGCATCAAAGCAGAATTCGACCGACGGGTCATGCCCGCGGATTGA
- a CDS encoding TatD family hydrolase → MDYIDPHIHMVSRITDDYETLARMGCVAISEPAFWAGFDRGTVDGFRDYFRQLTEVEPRRAAQYGIQHYTWLCINAKEAENVSLSRDVIQMIPEFLDQPNVLGIGEIGLNKNTKNEATVFLEHLDLAAKYNQPILIHTPHLEDKYQGTRMILDMLQSDTRLDADRVLVDHVEEHTIDEVLDRGFWAGMTLYPVTKCTPQRAADMIERTGGERLLANSAGDWGPSKPTAVPDLIFELRRRGHSESLIRKVVYENPLEFFSRSKNFNFNPRA, encoded by the coding sequence ATGGACTACATCGACCCCCATATTCACATGGTTTCGCGGATCACCGACGACTATGAAACGTTGGCCCGCATGGGATGTGTCGCGATCAGCGAACCGGCGTTCTGGGCCGGCTTTGATCGTGGCACCGTCGACGGTTTTCGAGACTATTTTCGTCAATTGACCGAGGTCGAACCGCGTCGTGCCGCCCAATACGGCATTCAGCATTACACGTGGCTGTGCATCAACGCCAAAGAAGCCGAAAACGTGTCGTTGTCGCGCGACGTGATCCAGATGATTCCCGAATTTCTGGATCAGCCCAACGTGTTGGGGATCGGCGAAATCGGATTGAACAAGAACACCAAGAATGAAGCCACGGTGTTCTTGGAACACTTGGACTTGGCCGCCAAGTACAACCAACCGATCTTGATCCACACGCCGCACCTGGAAGACAAATACCAGGGGACGCGAATGATCTTGGACATGTTGCAATCCGACACGCGATTGGATGCCGATCGCGTGTTGGTCGATCATGTCGAAGAACACACGATCGACGAAGTCTTGGATCGTGGATTTTGGGCCGGCATGACGTTGTACCCGGTCACCAAGTGCACGCCGCAACGCGCCGCCGACATGATCGAACGCACCGGCGGTGAACGGTTGTTGGCCAACTCGGCCGGTGATTGGGGGCCCAGCAAGCCGACCGCCGTGCCGGACTTGATCTTTGAATTACGACGACGCGGCCACAGCGAATCGTTGATCCGCAAAGTGGTTTACGAGAATCCGCTGGAGTTCTTTTCACGCAGCAAGAACTTCAACTTCAATCCGCGGGCATGA
- the odhB gene encoding 2-oxoglutarate dehydrogenase complex dihydrolipoyllysine-residue succinyltransferase → MSDLVSVEVPTVGESISEVQIGQWLKSEGDHVAAGEDLVEIETEKASVQIPAPVAGVLTSIQKKEEEFATVGEVIASIQPGEAPAGGGGGKSASSQSAAPTPAPAAPSPAPASSAPAGKGGGFVMPAAQRLLDEHGLRGDQVPATGPGGRLLKEDVVAYIRSRPSDPAPSAAPATTRPGGPTTAASTTPAAFQPPAAPMTPAQRPTIDGSLMTSSLHRGEEVKPMSMLRRTIAARLVEAQQTAALLTTFNEINMQPVMDIRNKYKQSFHEKHGVKLGFMSFFAKASVEALRRFPAVNAEIRDANIVYKNYQDIGIAIGGGKGLVVPILRNVERMSFAEIERSIGDYARQAGENRLQPADLMGGTFTISNGGIYGSLLSTPIVNPPQSGILGLHAIQERPVAEDGQVVIRPMMYVALTYDHRIVDGREAVGFLTTIKEVIEDPARMFLEV, encoded by the coding sequence GTGAGCGATCTTGTTAGCGTCGAAGTCCCCACCGTGGGCGAATCCATTTCCGAAGTCCAGATCGGCCAGTGGCTGAAATCCGAAGGCGACCACGTGGCCGCCGGCGAAGACCTGGTGGAAATTGAAACGGAAAAGGCGTCCGTTCAAATCCCGGCGCCAGTGGCCGGTGTGCTGACGTCGATTCAGAAGAAAGAGGAAGAATTTGCGACCGTCGGTGAAGTCATCGCGTCCATCCAGCCCGGCGAAGCTCCCGCCGGCGGTGGTGGCGGCAAATCGGCATCGTCTCAGTCCGCCGCACCGACACCCGCCCCGGCAGCCCCCAGTCCCGCACCTGCCTCGTCGGCACCCGCCGGCAAGGGCGGCGGTTTCGTGATGCCGGCCGCTCAGCGTTTGTTGGACGAACACGGCCTGCGTGGTGACCAAGTCCCCGCAACTGGGCCGGGCGGTCGATTGCTGAAGGAAGACGTGGTGGCTTACATCCGATCGCGACCTTCCGATCCCGCCCCGTCGGCTGCCCCCGCAACGACCCGGCCAGGTGGACCGACCACTGCGGCGTCGACCACGCCGGCGGCATTCCAACCGCCCGCCGCCCCCATGACGCCGGCCCAACGTCCGACGATCGACGGATCGTTGATGACCAGTTCGCTGCACCGGGGCGAAGAAGTCAAACCGATGAGCATGTTGCGGCGGACCATCGCGGCACGCTTGGTCGAAGCCCAACAAACCGCTGCCCTGTTGACGACGTTCAACGAAATCAACATGCAGCCGGTGATGGACATCCGCAATAAGTACAAGCAGAGCTTCCACGAAAAGCACGGCGTCAAGCTGGGCTTCATGTCCTTCTTTGCCAAAGCGTCTGTCGAAGCCCTGCGACGATTCCCGGCCGTCAATGCGGAGATCCGTGACGCGAACATCGTCTACAAGAATTACCAAGACATTGGTATCGCAATCGGTGGCGGCAAAGGACTTGTGGTACCGATTTTGCGTAACGTTGAACGCATGTCGTTCGCGGAAATCGAACGGTCCATTGGGGACTATGCTCGGCAAGCCGGCGAAAATCGGTTGCAGCCGGCTGATCTGATGGGCGGAACGTTCACCATCAGCAACGGCGGTATCTATGGTTCGCTGTTAAGCACCCCGATCGTTAATCCGCCACAAAGCGGGATTTTGGGTCTGCATGCGATCCAAGAACGACCGGTCGCCGAAGACGGCCAAGTTGTGATCCGCCCGATGATGTATGTCGCGTTGACCTACGACCATCGAATCGTCGATGGTCGCGAAGCGGTCGGTTTTCTGACGACAATCAAAGAAGTGATCGAAGATCCCGCAAGAATGTTCTTAGAGGTGTGA